The following proteins are co-located in the Vicinamibacterales bacterium genome:
- a CDS encoding DUF6305 family protein — MIRSLRPSLLLFLVACLMALMAMPLVAQPAKSPKAQAPVLLTSCGQSPGPVKVKAFLQRLQIDYDMKDTATVADLGAKPYKTLIIVTGSSLKGMGGAGVSIDDELKRTTALIAEAKKRGLTIIGAHVEGMERRAKNAAPGDNSDEMSIDAVCPKSAFLIVRKDGDEDGRFTALSKKTNVPVIFFEKNLELSDVLKNVFGK; from the coding sequence ATGATTCGCTCGCTCCGCCCGTCGCTGCTGTTGTTTCTCGTCGCGTGCCTGATGGCCTTGATGGCGATGCCGCTCGTCGCGCAGCCGGCCAAGTCACCGAAGGCGCAGGCGCCCGTGCTCCTGACCTCGTGCGGACAGAGCCCGGGGCCGGTGAAGGTCAAGGCGTTCCTGCAGCGCCTGCAGATCGACTACGACATGAAGGACACGGCCACGGTGGCCGACCTGGGCGCCAAGCCTTACAAGACCCTCATCATCGTGACCGGCAGCAGCCTGAAGGGGATGGGCGGCGCCGGCGTGTCCATCGACGATGAGCTGAAGCGGACGACGGCGCTGATTGCCGAAGCGAAGAAGCGCGGTCTGACGATCATCGGGGCGCACGTCGAGGGGATGGAGCGGCGCGCGAAGAATGCGGCGCCCGGTGACAATTCCGACGAGATGTCGATCGACGCGGTGTGTCCGAAGTCGGCGTTCCTGATCGTCCGCAAGGACGGTGACGAGGACGGCCGCTTCACGGCGCTGTCGAAGAAGACCAACGTGCCGGTGATCTTCTTCGAGAAGAACCTCGAGCTCAGTGACGTCCTGAAGAACGTCTTCGGCAAGTAG